Proteins encoded in a region of the Candidatus Paceibacterota bacterium genome:
- a CDS encoding type II secretion system protein, with protein MKITNYKFKKACPAKLDQREMRSGGFTLVEIIVALGIFVTTVTIAIGSLVGLYSANNKSQALSSVINDLNYSIENMTRTIRFATVFHCGSSGTLTSPQSCNNGDTFFAVSTSSTPTIYRFQNNKLEQSTNSGASYDPITSSEVTIQYARFYVFNTTKGDSNQPYAILVLKGFAGDKPGEQSVFDIQTTISQRELDI; from the coding sequence ATGAAAATTACAAATTACAAATTTAAAAAAGCTTGCCCCGCGAAGCTCGACCAAAGGGAGATGCGGAGTGGGGGTTTTACTTTGGTGGAAATAATAGTTGCTTTGGGGATTTTTGTGACTACTGTTACTATCGCCATAGGGTCACTCGTTGGTCTTTATAGTGCCAATAATAAATCCCAAGCTCTATCCTCAGTCATAAATGATCTTAATTATTCGATCGAAAACATGACTCGTACTATACGTTTTGCTACAGTATTTCACTGTGGCTCTTCCGGAACGCTTACTTCTCCTCAAAGCTGTAACAATGGTGATACTTTTTTTGCTGTCAGTACTAGTTCGACTCCTACTATCTACCGTTTTCAAAACAATAAGTTAGAGCAGTCCACTAATAGTGGTGCTTCCTATGACCCCATCACTTCTTCTGAAGTTACTATCCAATATGCCAGGTTTTATGTCTTCAATACTACTAAGGGGGACAGTAATCAACCCTACGCTATACTGGTGCTGAAGGGTTTTGCCGGTGATAAACCAGGAGAACAATCGGTTTTTGATATCCAAACCACGATCTCTCAAAGAGAACTCGACATTTAA
- a CDS encoding type II secretion system protein, with translation MKITKLKTRNLAQGFTILETIVAIAIVSLAIAGAASAVRIGLVGASSAKDQARGFYLAQEAIEIIRNMRDANALNSFNGGSNNWLTGIADISSDPCFPGKTCMVDATGPGGVFLSACSGGFSSCSFLRQNTSTFLYGYNGSWPVVQFKREVQIEKIAGNEALVTVLVSWTRGATQKSFKTKTILMDWF, from the coding sequence ATGAAAATTACAAAATTAAAAACCAGAAATTTAGCTCAAGGATTCACGATACTTGAGACTATAGTAGCTATTGCAATAGTTTCGTTGGCTATTGCTGGTGCTGCTTCGGCTGTGCGCATTGGTCTCGTTGGTGCTTCTTCGGCTAAAGATCAAGCGCGAGGTTTTTATTTAGCTCAAGAGGCAATCGAGATTATAAGAAACATGCGTGACGCCAATGCGTTAAATTCTTTTAATGGCGGCTCTAATAATTGGTTGACGGGTATTGCCGACATTTCCAGTGACCCTTGTTTTCCTGGCAAAACTTGTATGGTTGATGCTACTGGCCCAGGTGGAGTCTTCCTCTCTGCTTGCTCTGGAGGTTTTTCTTCTTGTTCTTTCCTTCGTCAAAATACTTCCACTTTTCTTTACGGATACAATGGAAGTTGGCCAGTTGTTCAGTTTAAAAGGGAAGTCCAGATAGAAAAAATAGCAGGTAATGAGGCCCTAGTTACAGTTTTGGTGTCATGGACTCGTGGTGCCACCCAAAAATCCTTCAAAACCAAAACTATCCTAATGGATTGGTTCTAA
- a CDS encoding pilus assembly PilX N-terminal domain-containing protein produces MKNLSIFPSFHTFSKSKAGYSMFIAVIIMASLTIIAFSVINISVKETQFATSNRESQYAIFAADAGIECALYWDGQTNAFSTSTLNSITCAGNPSVAGGQAISGTTTLSRIGGGGSSNPTSVFGLTFNNGANPTNACVIVTVTKNPNASTYIYSRGYNNCDLSDPRRVERGIEVRY; encoded by the coding sequence ATGAAAAATCTTTCCATCTTTCCATCTTTCCATACGTTCTCAAAATCTAAAGCAGGTTACTCCATGTTCATTGCCGTTATCATCATGGCTTCACTTACCATTATTGCTTTCTCAGTCATCAATATTTCTGTAAAAGAAACTCAGTTCGCTACTTCAAATAGGGAATCACAGTATGCTATTTTTGCTGCTGATGCTGGTATCGAGTGCGCCCTTTATTGGGATGGACAAACCAATGCTTTCTCTACCTCCACTTTGAACTCTATAACATGTGCAGGGAATCCTTCTGTTGCCGGCGGTCAAGCTATTTCAGGTACCACTACTCTCTCTAGGATAGGGGGTGGAGGTAGCAGTAATCCTACTAGTGTTTTTGGCCTCACATTTAATAATGGAGCCAACCCTACTAATGCCTGCGTTATTGTTACTGTCACTAAAAACCCTAATGCATCAACATACATTTACTCTAGGGGTTACAACAATTGTGATCTCTCCGATCCACGTCGTGTTGAGCGCGGTATCGAAGTTAGATATTAA
- the secA gene encoding preprotein translocase subunit SecA has protein sequence MSFLAKIFGNENDKEIKALQPIIEKINSLEVVTSALSDSELLTKTAEFKNRLNPPVGGRESLDDILPEAFAVVREASRRTLGQRHFDVQLMGGVVLHNGNISEMRTGEGKTLVATLPAYLNALSGKGVHVVTVNDYLARRDATWMGQIYNALGLKVGVLSHDSSFVYDPAHTEKDKERDEIGAFHIVHEFLRPVSRMEAYDADITYGTNSEFGFDYLRDNLEYDAKLVRQKNHAFAIVDEVDSILIDEARTPLIISAPSAESGDLYKKFASVALRLKPEEHYTVDEKMRSVFITDAGIEKTEQILGIENIYAVGTGSAEGGVKFVHHLETALKAKALYHSDKEYVVREGEVVIVDQFTGRMQPGRRWSEGLHQAIEAKEGVSVQKESKTYASITYQNYFRMYQKLSGMTGTAYTSREEFYKVYGLNTVVIPTNKSAQRIDRDDLIFQTEKGKWKALARKIKELQKNGQPVLIGTISIEHNELLSDYLKTEGVAHELLNAKNHEREAEIIAQAGAKGKVTIATNMAGRGVDIKLGGNPSSLEQYEEVKALGGLVVFGTERHDARRIDNQLRGRSGRQGDPGQTQFFVSMEDHIMRVFASDMVKRMMGRLGIPEDEPIENKLITRSLESAQEKIEGLNFDARKHVLEYDDVLNFQRRTFYERRRKILMEEQDERVRAAKLQVYDMFWVEHLEVMDYLRSSVNLRAYGQRDPLVEYKKEGLKLFKEMEEAIEHAAEEALKNLANTPISTMSTNNVMVQAAKITNSNASPQRKDIGRNDPCWCGSGKKFKKCGLIGTKEHNENMAKLGKS, from the coding sequence ATGTCATTTTTGGCTAAAATATTTGGCAACGAGAACGATAAGGAAATCAAAGCTCTTCAGCCTATAATCGAAAAAATAAATAGTCTCGAAGTCGTCACTTCTGCTTTGAGTGACTCTGAACTTTTGACAAAAACTGCTGAATTTAAAAATAGATTAAATCCGCCAGTTGGCGGAAGAGAGAGTCTTGACGATATTTTACCAGAAGCTTTTGCTGTGGTGAGGGAAGCCTCCAGAAGGACGCTTGGTCAAAGACATTTCGATGTTCAACTTATGGGAGGAGTGGTTTTACATAATGGAAATATTTCAGAGATGAGAACTGGAGAAGGGAAAACTCTCGTAGCTACTTTACCTGCATATCTCAATGCTCTTTCTGGAAAGGGTGTCCATGTGGTTACGGTAAACGATTATCTTGCTCGTCGCGATGCTACATGGATGGGGCAAATTTATAATGCTTTAGGATTAAAAGTGGGAGTCCTCTCTCATGATTCTTCTTTTGTATATGATCCCGCTCATACGGAGAAGGATAAAGAGAGGGATGAAATTGGAGCTTTCCATATCGTGCACGAATTTCTGCGTCCCGTCTCGAGGATGGAGGCTTATGATGCTGATATAACCTATGGCACTAACAGTGAATTCGGTTTCGACTATCTTCGCGATAATTTGGAGTATGACGCAAAACTGGTTCGTCAAAAAAATCATGCTTTTGCTATTGTCGATGAGGTCGACTCTATTCTTATAGACGAAGCGCGCACTCCTCTTATTATTTCTGCTCCGTCTGCCGAATCAGGGGATCTCTATAAAAAGTTTGCTTCTGTGGCTCTTAGACTAAAACCGGAGGAGCACTATACTGTGGACGAAAAAATGCGCTCAGTATTCATTACTGATGCTGGTATAGAAAAAACAGAACAAATCTTGGGTATTGAAAATATTTATGCCGTAGGTACTGGGAGTGCCGAAGGAGGAGTCAAATTTGTGCATCATTTGGAGACTGCTCTTAAGGCGAAAGCTCTATATCATAGCGATAAGGAGTATGTAGTCAGGGAGGGCGAAGTCGTGATAGTGGACCAATTTACCGGGAGGATGCAGCCTGGGCGAAGATGGTCGGAAGGTCTACATCAAGCCATCGAAGCAAAAGAGGGAGTGTCTGTCCAGAAAGAGTCAAAAACCTATGCTTCTATAACCTATCAAAACTATTTTAGGATGTATCAAAAACTATCAGGCATGACCGGTACTGCTTATACTTCTCGCGAAGAATTTTATAAGGTTTATGGATTAAATACTGTAGTAATTCCTACTAATAAGTCAGCTCAAAGGATTGATCGTGATGATCTTATATTCCAGACAGAAAAAGGTAAGTGGAAAGCTTTAGCTAGAAAAATAAAAGAGTTGCAGAAGAATGGTCAACCAGTTCTTATTGGTACTATCTCGATCGAGCACAATGAGCTTTTAAGTGATTACTTGAAAACGGAAGGTGTTGCGCACGAACTTCTCAATGCCAAAAACCATGAAAGGGAAGCCGAAATTATCGCTCAAGCCGGAGCGAAAGGAAAAGTGACGATCGCTACTAATATGGCTGGTCGAGGAGTCGACATCAAGCTCGGAGGCAATCCTTCTTCTCTTGAACAGTATGAGGAAGTGAAAGCTTTGGGTGGTTTAGTAGTGTTTGGTACAGAGAGACATGATGCTCGTCGTATCGACAATCAGCTTCGAGGCAGGTCTGGTCGGCAGGGTGACCCTGGCCAAACTCAATTTTTTGTATCGATGGAGGACCATATAATGCGGGTTTTTGCTTCCGATATGGTGAAGCGTATGATGGGGCGCCTCGGTATCCCCGAAGATGAACCGATTGAAAATAAGCTGATCACTCGTTCTCTCGAAAGTGCTCAGGAGAAAATAGAAGGCCTAAATTTTGATGCCCGTAAACATGTACTTGAATATGATGATGTTTTAAACTTCCAACGCCGGACTTTCTACGAAAGAAGAAGAAAAATATTGATGGAGGAACAGGATGAACGGGTGCGTGCAGCTAAACTCCAAGTTTACGATATGTTTTGGGTGGAGCATTTGGAAGTGATGGACTATCTTCGCTCTTCGGTAAACCTTCGTGCTTATGGTCAGCGCGATCCTCTTGTGGAGTATAAAAAAGAGGGCTTGAAACTATTCAAGGAAATGGAGGAGGCTATAGAGCATGCAGCGGAAGAAGCGCTTAAAAATCTTGCCAACACACCTATTTCTACCATGTCGACAAACAATGTCATGGTTCAGGCTGCTAAAATAACAAACTCGAACGCCTCACCTCAGAGGAAAGATATAGGTAGGAATGATCCATGTTGGTGTGGTTCAGGAAAGAAGTTCAAGAAGTGTGGGTTAATTGGGACAAAAGAACATAATGAGAATATGGCCAAGCTGGGTAAGTCCTAA
- a CDS encoding recombinase family protein, which produces MNNVEMETKNPSTFQGEGLLANDEQILLSSLQIYKRREAKATASVKKLRAVIYARVSTKEQADEDKTSLPAQLEKCKAVIKSKGWEFIEEYQDGGISGHLTDERHGLQSMLRDAREKKFDLIVVKDFDRFARNKDSAAIIRQELKELGIQVYSLNTPIEPRSRNTYDPDEDDMATITETISDMRSDLERKQIRRRMKEGKENVAKAGSLPNRVPYGYKVNRYFEGRKAKREIVIDEEAASRVKFIFSEFISGKGVRKITIEMNNKGWKSPKGGLWSSRGIKYILGNAVYIGKVLWGWRHAKYAITREWIAKGREGYMGNGNHQPIIDRVIFLKAQEIRASRNRGARGGVERSRGILTGIAKCIRCGHGVSYQKRRHSRKNKNPNWNDTVTHEYVCTGYKYSGICSPRVMSATKLESEVLNHIKNLYCHPKVQEKIVYDRNDYITGDREKEIKRLEREIMLYPEKENRHLEAYEKGVESLEQYQNSIARLREENMKMHVERDSLTSLCSLSAQKEAVMAKLVESMKDFDTFWNALQLDEKKLILRSIIREIRAGDGKVEIDFIL; this is translated from the coding sequence ATGAACAATGTAGAAATGGAAACTAAAAACCCCTCAACTTTTCAGGGCGAAGGGCTTCTAGCAAACGATGAGCAGATTTTGCTTTCGTCGCTTCAAATATACAAGCGACGAGAGGCAAAAGCAACTGCATCAGTAAAGAAATTAAGAGCGGTGATTTATGCCAGAGTCTCCACCAAAGAGCAGGCTGACGAAGATAAAACATCTCTTCCAGCTCAATTAGAAAAGTGCAAGGCTGTCATAAAATCCAAAGGCTGGGAATTCATAGAAGAATACCAAGATGGAGGAATTTCTGGTCACCTTACAGACGAGCGGCATGGATTGCAATCAATGCTTAGAGATGCCAGAGAAAAGAAATTCGACTTAATCGTAGTTAAAGATTTTGACAGATTTGCTCGCAATAAAGATTCAGCCGCTATTATCAGGCAAGAATTAAAAGAGTTGGGTATCCAAGTTTACAGCTTGAATACTCCGATTGAACCGAGGTCGAGAAACACCTACGATCCGGATGAGGATGATATGGCTACCATCACTGAGACCATCTCTGATATGCGATCAGATTTAGAGCGTAAACAAATTCGCAGAAGAATGAAAGAAGGGAAAGAAAATGTAGCCAAAGCTGGCTCTCTGCCAAATCGAGTTCCTTATGGGTATAAGGTCAATAGGTATTTTGAAGGACGAAAGGCCAAAAGAGAGATCGTGATTGATGAGGAAGCGGCCAGTCGTGTTAAATTCATATTTTCTGAATTTATTTCAGGAAAGGGAGTAAGGAAAATCACGATTGAAATGAACAATAAAGGTTGGAAATCTCCTAAAGGTGGATTATGGTCAAGCAGAGGGATAAAGTATATTTTGGGAAATGCGGTATATATTGGCAAAGTTTTGTGGGGTTGGAGGCACGCAAAATATGCGATTACTAGGGAGTGGATTGCTAAAGGCAGAGAGGGTTATATGGGAAATGGTAACCATCAACCAATAATCGATAGAGTAATTTTTCTGAAGGCACAGGAAATCAGAGCCAGCAGAAACAGAGGAGCTAGGGGCGGAGTTGAAAGATCGAGAGGGATACTTACTGGCATAGCCAAGTGCATTCGTTGCGGCCATGGAGTCAGCTATCAGAAAAGAAGACATTCACGGAAAAATAAAAATCCAAATTGGAATGACACCGTCACCCATGAATATGTCTGTACTGGGTACAAGTATTCTGGGATTTGTAGTCCTAGAGTTATGTCTGCGACAAAACTTGAATCAGAAGTTCTGAATCACATCAAAAATCTCTACTGTCATCCGAAAGTTCAAGAGAAAATCGTGTACGATAGAAATGATTATATAACTGGCGACCGAGAAAAAGAGATCAAGAGGTTAGAAAGAGAAATCATGCTCTATCCAGAAAAGGAAAATAGACATCTTGAGGCTTATGAGAAAGGGGTTGAAAGCCTAGAGCAATACCAAAATAGTATTGCCCGATTAAGAGAAGAAAACATGAAAATGCATGTGGAGAGGGATAGTCTCACATCATTATGTTCCCTCTCCGCACAAAAGGAAGCGGTAATGGCAAAATTGGTCGAATCGATGAAAGATTTCGATACCTTTTGGAATGCGCTCCAGCTCGATGAAAAGAAGCTTATATTGCGATCAATTATCAGAGAAATACGAGCAGGTGACGGAAAGGTTGAAATCGATTTTATCTTGTAA